In Saccharicrinis fermentans DSM 9555 = JCM 21142, a genomic segment contains:
- a CDS encoding sialate O-acetylesterase, whose amino-acid sequence MNNKTFTHIVILLFFLADLSAFGQSLMPANIFTDHMVLQRDKIVPIWGKASPKEKIKVEFAGQIKTTRAGADGKWIVRLDPLVASAVGRDMSISGKSEVLIKDILVGEVWICSGQSNMFMSPASIPEIRGLVPLVKNMRSFNVKNTVALKEQEEIQGKWKVGHPNSAVAFSFAYFLNNLAEVPVGIIKTAWGSSSIEAWMPRSMTQKLPLFDTIMNDFDADTQRVKRIEELMSRPDKWTNKENIFLRRNPNIIYNAMMHPLIPFACRGLLWYQGERNTRYMSGLPDVDDINWFHRVCGIKDYDQALKQWIQTYRDRWNDEEMHFMVVMLPGYGKGIESKKVIDPESPTEPSWAWMRESQAAALDLPYVTLINTIDLGDVNNIHPHDKLPIGQRAALLAAKNTLGQDVQDMGPTLKNVEIQGSELVVYFNNADGLKTTNHKAPSGFWIADESGQWTKAKAKIKGECVVLSSSEIEKPKYVRYAFAGKPNVNLVNGSELPAYPFRTDPWEK is encoded by the coding sequence ATGAATAATAAAACTTTTACACACATTGTTATACTGCTATTTTTTCTTGCAGATTTATCGGCTTTTGGTCAATCTTTAATGCCGGCCAATATCTTTACTGACCATATGGTTTTGCAACGTGATAAAATAGTTCCTATTTGGGGAAAGGCTTCCCCTAAAGAAAAAATAAAGGTAGAATTTGCTGGACAAATAAAAACAACGAGAGCCGGAGCTGATGGAAAGTGGATTGTACGCTTAGATCCTTTGGTGGCATCTGCTGTGGGAAGAGATATGTCCATATCAGGAAAAAGTGAGGTGCTTATTAAAGATATACTCGTTGGTGAGGTTTGGATATGTTCAGGGCAATCGAATATGTTTATGTCGCCAGCCTCGATACCTGAAATTAGAGGTCTGGTTCCATTGGTTAAAAATATGCGTAGCTTTAATGTGAAAAATACAGTGGCCTTAAAAGAACAGGAAGAGATTCAAGGTAAATGGAAGGTAGGACATCCTAATAGTGCTGTGGCCTTTTCATTTGCTTATTTTTTGAATAACCTGGCGGAAGTACCTGTTGGGATCATTAAAACCGCTTGGGGTAGTTCGTCAATTGAAGCCTGGATGCCCAGAAGTATGACGCAGAAGCTACCGCTTTTTGATACCATCATGAACGATTTTGATGCAGATACACAGCGGGTAAAACGAATTGAGGAATTAATGAGCCGTCCGGATAAATGGACCAATAAAGAAAATATATTTCTAAGACGAAATCCTAATATTATTTACAATGCGATGATGCATCCGCTTATTCCTTTTGCATGTCGGGGATTGCTTTGGTATCAAGGCGAGCGAAATACTCGTTATATGTCAGGATTGCCCGATGTAGATGATATCAATTGGTTTCACCGCGTATGTGGGATTAAGGATTATGACCAAGCTCTTAAACAGTGGATACAAACTTATAGGGATCGTTGGAATGATGAGGAGATGCATTTTATGGTGGTTATGCTTCCTGGTTATGGAAAAGGGATCGAAAGCAAAAAGGTCATTGATCCGGAAAGTCCAACAGAACCGTCCTGGGCATGGATGCGTGAGTCGCAAGCGGCAGCACTTGACTTACCTTATGTTACATTAATAAATACGATCGACTTGGGCGATGTGAATAATATTCACCCCCATGATAAACTGCCTATTGGTCAAAGAGCTGCGCTTTTGGCAGCAAAAAATACGCTGGGTCAGGATGTGCAGGACATGGGGCCCACCCTTAAGAATGTTGAAATTCAGGGTAGTGAACTTGTGGTGTATTTTAACAATGCAGACGGACTCAAAACAACAAATCATAAGGCACCCTCTGGTTTCTGGATAGCTGATGAGTCTGGACAATGGACCAAGGCCAAGGCAAAAATAAAGGGGGAATGTGTCGTTTTAAGTTCCTCTGAAATAGAGAAACCTAAGTACGTTCGTTATGCATTTGCAGGTAAGCCTAATGTTAATTTGGTGAATGGTAGTGAGTTGCCTGCTTATCCGTTTAGAACGGATCCCTGGGAAAAATAA
- a CDS encoding sugar-binding domain-containing protein, producing the protein MKGYFSLRVLSVFITLLSISLVNQAQVSFGKSYLLNDGWYFTLDNPESAQDLAYKHKEWRKLDLPHDWSIEATLSPTLSSCTGYLPGGIGWYRRTLDFSNLSLEQKAYLYFEGVYNRSEVYINGQLVGKRPNGYISFCYDITPYINRSGHNVVAVKVDHSRQADSRWYTGSGIYRDVYLVTSGKVHFNQWGVHYTTPRVSAKKASVEVTMEVKNETNDLQELKLVSVLVDTLGNEIATASKIIEVSAQSILSESVEMMVNKPALWDLDTPYLYSLYTRIEVEGKIVDESQTKVGIRSIRFDANTGFYLNGRGMKIKGVCIHHDAGCLGSAVPKEVWKRRLENLKSLGCNAVRMSHNPQAPDVYDLCEELGLLVKDEAFDEWEFSKRKWLVGWNKGKPGYEGTYDFFEEWSSRDVADMVRRDRNHPSVIMWSIGNEVDYPNDPYSHPVLDSGRIQQKVYGGYLPEAPQAERLGNIAKRLSNQVRTHDPSRPVTAALAGVIMSNHTDYPGTLDICGYNYTENRYDIDHVLYPDRVIYGSENSHTMAAWNAVVDRDFISGQFLWTGIDYLGESGPWPARGGNGGLLNYAGFVKPRGEFRRALWSDKPVAYLGTSSSTASIKNLIRNAWPVWNYEKGELVKVLAFTNSNKAQLILNGKKVGNVKSYDNETGVFLWEIPFEPGKLQVIGMDNMGKEVSNSFIETSDRPHSIVSHQDKKVISANKGLAQIEITVVDNEGIPVIISDNEISCIIKGPAKLLGLEAGNDRDMGDYRDNMQRVYMGRMIAYIQATGEQGDIEVIFSSPWLSSSKCKIKAE; encoded by the coding sequence ATGAAAGGATATTTTAGTCTTCGAGTTTTATCTGTATTTATAACTTTGCTTTCTATATCACTGGTAAATCAAGCCCAAGTATCCTTTGGTAAGAGTTATTTATTAAACGATGGGTGGTATTTTACGTTGGATAATCCCGAAAGTGCACAGGATTTAGCTTATAAACATAAAGAATGGAGAAAACTTGATTTGCCCCATGATTGGAGTATTGAAGCCACTTTAAGTCCAACCTTGTCAAGTTGTACCGGTTATTTGCCAGGAGGAATTGGTTGGTACCGTAGAACGCTTGATTTTTCTAATTTGTCCTTAGAGCAAAAAGCCTATTTGTATTTCGAGGGTGTGTACAACCGAAGCGAAGTGTATATCAATGGCCAGCTTGTTGGGAAGCGTCCCAATGGGTATATCTCTTTTTGCTATGATATCACACCATATATCAACCGCTCAGGCCATAATGTTGTCGCTGTTAAGGTAGATCACAGTCGTCAAGCCGATTCTCGTTGGTACACTGGTTCTGGTATTTATCGCGATGTGTATTTAGTTACCTCCGGGAAAGTACATTTCAACCAATGGGGAGTGCATTATACGACTCCTCGTGTTAGTGCAAAAAAAGCAAGCGTGGAAGTGACCATGGAAGTGAAAAACGAAACCAATGACTTGCAGGAATTGAAATTAGTTAGCGTGTTGGTCGATACCCTTGGGAATGAAATAGCAACAGCCTCGAAAATTATCGAAGTAAGTGCACAATCCATTCTATCGGAAAGTGTAGAAATGATGGTGAATAAACCTGCACTTTGGGATTTGGATACTCCATATTTATATTCATTATACACTCGTATCGAAGTTGAGGGAAAAATTGTGGATGAGAGCCAGACCAAAGTGGGTATTCGTAGTATTCGTTTTGATGCCAATACTGGGTTTTATTTGAATGGAAGAGGGATGAAAATAAAGGGTGTTTGTATTCATCATGATGCCGGTTGTTTGGGGAGTGCTGTTCCCAAAGAGGTATGGAAAAGAAGGCTAGAGAACTTAAAATCGTTGGGGTGCAATGCTGTACGCATGAGCCATAATCCACAAGCTCCTGATGTTTATGATTTATGTGAAGAATTGGGCTTGCTGGTGAAGGACGAAGCCTTCGATGAGTGGGAGTTTTCAAAACGAAAATGGTTGGTTGGTTGGAATAAAGGTAAGCCGGGATACGAAGGTACTTACGATTTTTTTGAGGAATGGAGCAGTAGGGATGTGGCGGATATGGTTAGACGCGATCGCAACCATCCGTCTGTTATCATGTGGAGTATTGGTAATGAAGTGGATTATCCAAATGATCCCTATTCTCATCCTGTTTTAGATTCAGGAAGAATCCAACAAAAGGTGTATGGTGGTTATTTGCCAGAAGCGCCGCAGGCAGAGCGTTTGGGTAATATCGCAAAACGATTGTCCAACCAAGTGAGAACGCACGATCCTTCCCGTCCCGTAACTGCAGCTCTCGCGGGTGTTATTATGTCCAACCATACAGATTACCCTGGGACTTTGGATATTTGTGGGTATAATTATACCGAAAATCGCTATGATATTGACCACGTACTATATCCTGATCGTGTTATCTACGGAAGCGAAAATAGTCACACGATGGCAGCCTGGAATGCTGTGGTAGACCGTGATTTTATTTCGGGGCAGTTTCTTTGGACTGGAATCGACTATCTGGGAGAATCTGGACCATGGCCTGCCAGAGGTGGAAATGGAGGACTCTTAAATTATGCTGGTTTTGTGAAGCCGCGTGGTGAGTTTCGACGTGCCCTATGGAGCGATAAGCCGGTGGCTTATTTGGGAACAAGTAGTTCAACAGCAAGTATAAAGAACTTAATTCGGAATGCCTGGCCGGTATGGAACTATGAAAAAGGTGAGCTGGTTAAAGTATTGGCTTTTACAAATTCGAATAAGGCTCAGCTTATTTTGAATGGTAAAAAGGTGGGAAATGTGAAAAGTTATGATAATGAAACAGGCGTATTTCTGTGGGAAATACCATTTGAACCAGGTAAACTTCAAGTTATAGGTATGGATAACATGGGTAAAGAGGTAAGTAATTCATTTATTGAGACTTCTGACAGGCCGCATTCGATTGTTAGTCATCAAGATAAGAAGGTGATATCAGCAAATAAAGGGCTGGCTCAAATAGAAATTACTGTTGTAGATAATGAGGGAATACCCGTAATAATTTCTGATAATGAAATTTCATGTATCATAAAAGGTCCGGCAAAGTTACTCGGCCTTGAAGCAGGAAACGACCGGGATATGGGTGATTATCGTGATAATATGCAACGTGTTTACATGGGTAGAATGATCGCATACATACAGGCGACCGGTGAACAGGGTGATATAGAGGTAATATTTAGTTCTCCATGGTTAAGCAGTTCAAAATGTAAAATAAAAGCAGAATAA
- a CDS encoding DUF6786 family protein: protein MEEHIYVFGGEERFWLGPEGGQFALYFKPGDKFEFSNWKTPSVIDNEAYRLVERTMASASFEHRARLVNYSGTVFEIGIKRTVKLLDKVLVENILNEEFAEGVLFMKGDGIYRSKIGINALRSLGVAGSYDAKDRVLTVVTYNVQDAPNGYVNSMWEHQKEPYSGDVINAYNDGAPSPGKKPMGPFYEIESSSPAAALTPGELMQHVQRTIHLHGTEEELNPTALRLLGVSFEEIKAGLED from the coding sequence TTGGAAGAGCATATTTATGTGTTTGGAGGCGAAGAGCGATTCTGGCTTGGGCCTGAGGGAGGACAATTTGCTTTGTATTTTAAACCTGGCGACAAATTTGAATTTTCTAACTGGAAAACACCATCAGTTATTGATAATGAGGCGTATAGATTGGTGGAGCGTACGATGGCATCTGCTTCATTTGAGCATAGGGCAAGGCTTGTAAATTATAGTGGAACTGTATTTGAAATAGGGATTAAAAGAACCGTCAAGCTTTTGGATAAGGTGCTTGTTGAAAATATTTTAAATGAAGAATTCGCCGAAGGGGTTCTCTTTATGAAAGGAGATGGTATTTATCGTAGTAAAATTGGAATTAATGCCCTTCGATCATTGGGCGTAGCAGGAAGTTATGACGCCAAGGATAGAGTACTGACTGTAGTGACTTATAATGTGCAGGATGCACCTAATGGCTACGTGAACTCTATGTGGGAACATCAAAAAGAACCCTACAGTGGAGATGTCATTAATGCTTATAATGATGGGGCTCCTTCACCGGGAAAGAAACCAATGGGACCTTTTTATGAAATTGAATCTTCGTCTCCCGCTGCAGCATTGACTCCGGGAGAATTAATGCAACATGTTCAAAGAACTATACACCTACATGGAACGGAAGAAGAATTAAATCCGACTGCGCTTCGCCTATTGGGTGTTTCTTTTGAAGAAATTAAAGCAGGATTAGAAGATTAA
- a CDS encoding glycoside hydrolase family protein yields MAVGGEGMFDSHSVFTPNILAYKGRYYMYYTAVQPTPGRPEKIFENNSINDYTAIGLAIADSPDGPFIRAKNNPILEISSDSLDFDSYRIDDAAVLVKSNKIYLYYKGRSKVYGSKGARFTKMGVAMANEPEGPFVKHSEPLIEKGHEVLIWQQNGGVASLASLSKSIYFAKDGLHFVSAQDNLVNFPMAPGLYRPHLEDGNVANEVPGWGISMVQGKGFAYLLRYEMN; encoded by the coding sequence TTGGCTGTTGGTGGGGAAGGAATGTTTGACAGCCATTCTGTGTTTACACCTAATATACTTGCATATAAGGGAAGATACTATATGTATTATACTGCCGTTCAACCTACACCCGGTCGTCCAGAAAAAATATTTGAAAATAATAGTATCAATGATTATACGGCTATAGGTCTGGCCATCGCTGATAGTCCTGATGGCCCTTTTATAAGGGCAAAGAACAATCCGATTTTAGAAATTTCGTCTGATTCGCTTGATTTTGATAGTTATCGTATTGATGATGCGGCTGTTTTAGTCAAAAGTAACAAGATATATTTGTATTATAAGGGACGTTCAAAGGTTTATGGTAGTAAAGGAGCTCGATTCACTAAAATGGGTGTAGCTATGGCTAATGAACCCGAAGGCCCTTTTGTGAAACATAGCGAACCTTTGATTGAAAAAGGACATGAAGTATTGATTTGGCAACAAAATGGCGGAGTAGCATCCCTGGCGTCTCTGAGTAAATCAATTTATTTTGCAAAAGATGGTCTTCATTTTGTTTCTGCTCAGGATAATTTAGTCAACTTTCCTATGGCTCCTGGTTTGTACCGACCACATTTGGAAGATGGGAATGTAGCCAATGAAGTTCCTGGGTGGGGTATTTCAATGGTGCAAGGGAAAGGTTTTGCGTATCTACTTCGTTATGAAATGAATTAA
- a CDS encoding arylsulfatase has translation MKLNRILILIGCVILVACTQKKEERKPNIIYILADDMGYGDLSCYGQEKFTTPHIDRLASEGIRFVNHYAGSTVCAPSRGSLMTGKHSGHLYNRGNKGIKGKGDFPMIKEEVTVPEVLKKAGYVTGMFGKWGLGYAGSEGDPNNQGFDEFYGYLSQALAHNYYPYYLWHNSDSVVLEQNAGFAQGQYAPELIHHEAMRFLEANKDTTFFLYYPSIIPHAELFAPEKYLAKHRGKYLPEKEYKGVDDGKKYRMGPYGSQKDSHAAFAAMINLLDDQVGEIVEKVKELGLADNTIIIFTSDNGAHVEGGADPKYFNSTGGLRGIKRDLYEGGVRVPMIVKWPGKIKAGRESEHISAFWDVLPTLAEIVNVAAPDSIDGISFLPELLGQEQQKHSHLYWGFYERGGRQAVRKGKWKAVRYKVAYDYERTPVELYNLEEDPAETHNVAEQYPELAAEMLTLIKDSHRPSENFVFEVKKKSLK, from the coding sequence ATGAAATTGAATAGGATATTAATATTAATAGGCTGTGTCATATTGGTCGCTTGTACTCAGAAAAAAGAAGAGAGAAAACCCAATATCATCTATATTTTGGCAGATGATATGGGCTATGGCGATTTGAGTTGCTATGGCCAAGAAAAATTCACGACCCCCCATATTGACCGTTTGGCGAGTGAAGGAATCCGTTTTGTAAACCATTATGCCGGCAGTACTGTTTGTGCACCATCAAGAGGTTCATTGATGACCGGAAAACATAGCGGACATTTGTACAATAGGGGCAATAAAGGTATAAAAGGGAAAGGCGATTTTCCTATGATAAAGGAGGAAGTAACGGTGCCCGAAGTGCTTAAGAAAGCAGGCTATGTTACCGGTATGTTCGGTAAATGGGGACTTGGGTACGCTGGTTCCGAAGGAGATCCTAATAATCAAGGATTCGACGAATTTTATGGTTATCTAAGTCAGGCTTTAGCGCATAATTATTACCCTTATTATTTATGGCATAATAGCGATTCTGTCGTGCTAGAACAAAATGCCGGTTTTGCCCAGGGACAATATGCACCAGAACTAATTCATCATGAAGCGATGCGTTTTTTGGAGGCAAATAAAGATACTACCTTTTTTCTGTATTACCCCTCTATTATTCCTCATGCAGAACTCTTTGCTCCTGAGAAATATTTAGCAAAACATAGAGGAAAATACCTGCCTGAAAAAGAATATAAAGGAGTTGATGATGGTAAGAAGTATCGTATGGGGCCTTATGGTTCGCAGAAAGATAGTCATGCAGCCTTTGCGGCCATGATTAATTTATTGGATGATCAGGTGGGTGAAATCGTTGAAAAAGTTAAAGAACTTGGTCTTGCCGACAATACTATCATCATTTTTACTTCTGATAATGGAGCTCATGTGGAAGGAGGAGCTGATCCTAAATATTTTAACAGCACAGGAGGACTAAGAGGTATCAAACGAGATTTGTACGAAGGTGGAGTTCGGGTTCCCATGATTGTTAAATGGCCAGGCAAGATAAAAGCCGGTCGTGAATCGGAGCATATATCTGCTTTCTGGGATGTTTTACCAACACTGGCCGAGATTGTGAATGTAGCTGCTCCTGATAGTATTGATGGCATATCGTTTTTGCCGGAGTTACTGGGGCAAGAGCAACAAAAGCATAGCCACTTGTATTGGGGTTTTTATGAAAGAGGAGGAAGGCAGGCTGTACGTAAGGGTAAATGGAAAGCTGTACGCTATAAGGTAGCCTACGATTATGAGCGGACACCTGTAGAATTGTATAACCTAGAAGAAGACCCCGCTGAAACGCATAATGTAGCCGAGCAATATCCTGAATTGGCAGCAGAGATGCTGACACTAATAAAAGATAGTCATAGACCTTCAGAAAATTTTGTGTTTGAAGTGAAAAAGAAAAGTCTCAAATGA
- a CDS encoding sulfatase-like hydrolase/transferase: MTLKKHIIKGIAFIVLALMSIRCSSQKIKHPNFIIIITDDQGYQDLGCFGSPNIKTPNIDKMADEGMKFTSFYAQTVCGPSRAALMTGCYPMRNARNDDGVAPHPKLSLSEVTIAEVLKSVGYSTCMLGKWDLAGHNPEKFNPDLLPYNQGFDYSFFTPTSNDKRAHLIRNKELVELNTISYTKWPRHIAPKDRILFDNCVLYELYFRVFV, from the coding sequence ATGACCCTTAAAAAACATATCATAAAAGGCATTGCTTTTATAGTATTGGCACTCATGAGTATTCGTTGTTCTTCGCAAAAAATAAAACATCCAAATTTTATCATCATTATTACGGATGATCAGGGTTATCAGGATCTTGGTTGTTTTGGTTCGCCTAACATCAAAACACCAAACATCGATAAAATGGCAGATGAAGGAATGAAGTTCACCAGCTTTTATGCGCAAACAGTTTGCGGACCATCCAGAGCTGCGTTAATGACGGGGTGCTATCCCATGCGAAATGCAAGAAATGATGATGGTGTGGCGCCTCATCCAAAATTATCTTTGAGTGAGGTCACTATTGCTGAGGTATTAAAGTCAGTAGGCTATTCCACTTGTATGCTTGGTAAGTGGGATCTTGCAGGGCATAATCCGGAAAAGTTTAATCCTGACTTATTACCTTATAACCAGGGTTTTGATTACTCATTCTTTACCCCAACCAGTAATGATAAAAGGGCGCATCTTATTCGAAATAAAGAATTGGTAGAATTAAATACTATATCTTATACCAAATGGCCACGACATATTGCACCCAAAGATCGGATATTATTTGACAATTGTGTTTTGTATGAATTATATTTCAGGGTATTTGTATAA
- a CDS encoding CBM96 family carbohydrate-binding protein — protein MKKRVLKNLFIILLFYWFVPISLMAQFVHPGIWHKKSDLDRMKSMVEAKKDPWYSSYVNLANNAKSSYDYVVRKDAEDDSLSRENPRHQRYEYESDAIAAYQNSLMWYITGDARHAEKAIEILNAWSSLVNFYGGGTEPLCAGLYGAPLINAAEIIKSTYDGWDEAEIQAFKDMLVYPGYSSTTVPQDDIDNDNVTFYWRVYNGDPGRHGNQGLLAWRTVMAMGIFLDNEVMYDRALRQVQGLPHRSDDLAYPSGPPIVQTTPNSNSNEYYNEYTLIKPYRDTVIEDYGYDDQIEHYIYDNGQCQESSRDQVHSSLGLSTVVEIMEMAWNQGTDLYSFLDHRIVKGLEFTLKYNLSEIQSYEDQLSPWEPETFYQYTTRTGRWKSLKINPWVSSDLERNSRGVEPVVRPVLEMPVAHFTVRQELADEAKWTVRSRDYAATNFGYEQNTGTDAPGWGGLSFRRPPWCAGDPISGFENDLPAFEMNVLPGTIEAENYDYFVEGGESRVYHDTDDSNSGENYRTDEGVDIGLCSEGGYALTDMDQGEWMTYTCDVSEPGIYSLDVRYAAVNSSGTICFKTEASNLTEEVTLVSTGGLTSWATQTISDQIVLAQGVQAIRIYVGGADDSYTINNFSFSLVQANTAPVVSVLTPAHQDVFVEGESLTLSAAASDAEGAITKVQYYAGAILLGEVSEAPYSFTWKYLPKGTYSITAVAIDNDRAMTTSEEVNITVESNGKERVSLDLEPIADTYVHSGEMTTNYGSATSMVTKSDGSGDGRYIFLKFDLGEVKGAISSAELTLYRRSGSSEKRAALQVSDDSWTEEGVIWTNQPSLGEVMDEVFVVNSGTWDVSDFVAIENGTDSIVTICIRDLNNTGNGIDFYAKENESSHPVLKIKTTADIDAGVYDKTSGNGFFVYPNPVTNQLNIKVSNLNYSSLSIHDLSGRLIAKKEVDAGLNEYWIDMNDCEKGIYVVELKGNYTTEVLKVVKK, from the coding sequence ATGAAAAAACGAGTGTTAAAAAATCTATTCATTATTTTATTGTTTTATTGGTTTGTACCAATAAGCTTAATGGCCCAGTTTGTACATCCTGGTATTTGGCATAAAAAGTCGGATTTGGACCGTATGAAAAGCATGGTGGAAGCAAAAAAGGATCCATGGTATAGCTCTTATGTTAATTTAGCAAACAATGCGAAGTCCAGCTATGATTATGTGGTACGAAAAGATGCTGAAGATGATAGTCTCTCGCGTGAAAATCCTCGTCATCAGCGTTATGAGTATGAATCGGATGCCATAGCTGCCTATCAAAATTCGTTGATGTGGTATATTACGGGAGACGCACGTCATGCAGAAAAGGCCATTGAAATTCTTAATGCTTGGAGTTCATTGGTGAATTTTTATGGAGGGGGTACAGAACCGTTGTGTGCTGGATTATATGGAGCACCATTGATTAATGCTGCTGAGATAATAAAAAGCACTTATGACGGTTGGGATGAGGCCGAGATTCAGGCATTTAAAGATATGTTAGTTTATCCTGGATATTCAAGTACAACTGTACCACAGGATGATATAGATAATGATAATGTTACTTTTTATTGGAGAGTATACAATGGTGATCCAGGAAGGCATGGTAACCAAGGATTGTTGGCCTGGCGGACGGTCATGGCTATGGGTATCTTTTTAGATAATGAAGTGATGTACGATAGGGCTTTGCGACAGGTTCAAGGTTTACCCCATCGTTCTGATGATTTAGCATACCCTTCGGGTCCACCTATTGTTCAAACCACACCAAATTCTAATTCCAATGAATATTATAATGAATACACATTAATAAAACCTTATCGAGATACCGTCATTGAAGATTATGGGTATGATGATCAGATTGAGCATTATATTTATGATAATGGACAATGTCAAGAAAGTAGTAGAGACCAGGTTCACTCTTCATTGGGCCTATCTACAGTGGTTGAGATTATGGAAATGGCTTGGAATCAAGGAACTGATCTTTATAGTTTTTTAGATCATCGTATTGTGAAAGGTCTAGAATTTACATTGAAATATAACCTGTCTGAAATACAAAGTTATGAAGATCAGCTTAGTCCTTGGGAACCTGAAACTTTTTACCAATATACCACCAGAACAGGGCGTTGGAAGTCGCTTAAAATTAACCCTTGGGTGAGCAGTGATTTAGAACGAAACAGCCGCGGAGTTGAACCTGTTGTCAGGCCTGTGTTGGAAATGCCTGTGGCTCACTTTACAGTTCGTCAGGAGTTGGCCGATGAGGCCAAATGGACTGTTAGGTCAAGGGATTATGCGGCAACTAATTTTGGTTATGAACAAAATACAGGAACAGATGCACCAGGTTGGGGGGGATTGTCTTTTCGAAGACCTCCATGGTGTGCAGGTGATCCTATAAGTGGTTTTGAAAATGATCTTCCTGCTTTTGAGATGAATGTTTTGCCTGGTACAATTGAAGCTGAAAATTATGATTATTTTGTGGAGGGTGGTGAATCTCGTGTTTATCATGATACAGATGATTCTAACAGCGGAGAAAATTATCGTACCGATGAGGGTGTAGATATTGGACTCTGTTCTGAGGGTGGTTATGCACTTACTGATATGGACCAGGGTGAGTGGATGACTTACACTTGTGATGTCTCTGAACCGGGAATTTATAGTTTGGATGTTCGTTATGCTGCAGTGAATTCATCTGGTACCATATGTTTTAAAACTGAGGCATCAAATTTAACAGAAGAGGTAACACTGGTTTCAACTGGAGGCTTAACAAGTTGGGCAACGCAAACAATTTCTGATCAAATTGTCTTAGCACAGGGTGTACAAGCCATTCGTATTTATGTGGGAGGAGCAGATGACTCGTATACGATCAATAATTTTAGCTTTTCCTTAGTGCAGGCAAATACGGCGCCTGTTGTTTCTGTTTTAACACCTGCTCATCAAGATGTTTTTGTTGAAGGAGAAAGCCTTACCTTAAGTGCAGCGGCCAGTGATGCCGAAGGAGCAATTACAAAAGTACAATACTATGCAGGGGCGATATTATTAGGGGAGGTCAGTGAGGCTCCCTATTCTTTTACATGGAAATATCTTCCCAAAGGAACTTATTCTATTACTGCCGTTGCTATAGATAACGACCGTGCAATGACTACTTCTGAGGAAGTAAATATTACTGTTGAGTCTAACGGAAAAGAGCGAGTTTCTTTAGATTTAGAACCTATTGCAGATACATATGTGCATAGTGGCGAAATGACTACAAACTATGGTTCGGCTACTAGTATGGTTACTAAATCAGATGGATCAGGTGATGGTCGCTATATCTTTTTGAAGTTTGATCTGGGAGAAGTGAAGGGAGCTATTTCATCGGCTGAGTTAACACTCTACCGCAGAAGTGGTTCTTCTGAGAAGAGGGCTGCGCTTCAGGTATCTGACGATTCATGGACCGAAGAAGGTGTCATATGGACAAATCAACCAAGCCTCGGAGAAGTGATGGATGAAGTATTCGTGGTGAATAGCGGAACGTGGGATGTGTCTGATTTTGTAGCCATTGAAAATGGTACAGATAGCATCGTTACGATTTGTATTAGAGATTTAAATAATACGGGCAATGGAATCGATTTTTATGCCAAAGAAAATGAAAGTTCGCACCCTGTGCTGAAAATTAAAACAACAGCAGATATCGATGCTGGTGTGTACGATAAAACTTCTGGTAACGGGTTTTTTGTGTATCCCAATCCTGTTACGAATCAATTAAATATTAAAGTTAGCAATCTAAACTATTCTTCTTTGTCTATTCATGATTTGAGTGGTAGATTAATTGCAAAAAAGGAGGTCGATGCTGGCTTGAACGAGTATTGGATAGATATGAATGATTGTGAGAAAGGAATTTATGTTGTTGAATTAAAAGGGAATTATACAACAGAGGTTTTAAAAGTAGTTAAGAAATAA